In Vanacampus margaritifer isolate UIUO_Vmar chromosome 9, RoL_Vmar_1.0, whole genome shotgun sequence, the following proteins share a genomic window:
- the LOC144058024 gene encoding putative transmembrane protein 244 isoform X1: MAFKSKALDSKTVFLNLLLCLLVFYSLFYMIGSVCFGAFRLDDFDGRIPFDFKTKPEDSVSKYLVNLLSLELTYFCSGLLFAAVVKRRVWDYAVTVTCLHIFITSLVMLEFPLAWQWWLALDEIFLFVCFSTGSGLFLMICNGQLIAYFACQDDQSYVTFTVY, encoded by the exons ATGGCATTCAAAAGCAAAGCGCTCGACTCGAAg ACCGTATTCCTCAACCTGCTGCTCTGCTTGCTCGTCTTCTACTCTCTGTTTTACATGATTGGGAGTGTTTGTTTCGGGGCCTTCAG GTTGGATGATTTCGACGGACGGATTCCTTTTGACTTCAAGACCAAGCCGGAGGACTCTGTCTCTAAATACTTAG TCAACCTGCTGTCCTTGGAACTCACTTACTTCTGCAGTGGTTTGCTGTTTGCTGCTGTGGTGAAGAGGCGAGTGTGGGACTACGCCGTCACCGTCACGTGTCTGCATATCTTCATCACCAGCCTTG TGATGCTGGAGTTTCCCCTGGCATGGCAGTGGTGGTTGGCCTTAG AtgagatttttctttttgtttgtttttctacaGGTAGTGGCTTGTTTCTGATGATCTGCAATGGTCAGCTGATCGCTTACTTCGCCTGTCAAGATGACCAAAGCTATGTTACATTCACCGTCTATTAA
- the LOC144058024 gene encoding putative transmembrane protein 244 isoform X2: MAFKSKALDSKTVFLNLLLCLLVFYSLFYMIGSVCFGAFRLDDFDGRIPFDFKTKPEDSVSKYLVNLLSLELTYFCSGLLFAAVVKRRVWDYAVTVTCLHIFITSLVMLEFPLAWQWWLALGSGLFLMICNGQLIAYFACQDDQSYVTFTVY; this comes from the exons ATGGCATTCAAAAGCAAAGCGCTCGACTCGAAg ACCGTATTCCTCAACCTGCTGCTCTGCTTGCTCGTCTTCTACTCTCTGTTTTACATGATTGGGAGTGTTTGTTTCGGGGCCTTCAG GTTGGATGATTTCGACGGACGGATTCCTTTTGACTTCAAGACCAAGCCGGAGGACTCTGTCTCTAAATACTTAG TCAACCTGCTGTCCTTGGAACTCACTTACTTCTGCAGTGGTTTGCTGTTTGCTGCTGTGGTGAAGAGGCGAGTGTGGGACTACGCCGTCACCGTCACGTGTCTGCATATCTTCATCACCAGCCTTG TGATGCTGGAGTTTCCCCTGGCATGGCAGTGGTGGTTGGCCTTAG GTAGTGGCTTGTTTCTGATGATCTGCAATGGTCAGCTGATCGCTTACTTCGCCTGTCAAGATGACCAAAGCTATGTTACATTCACCGTCTATTAA